TAAGCTTAATAACTCAGTCTATTTTTGTTGCCCTTCAGGCTGCTGCAACTTATTGGCTAGCTCTGGGCATTCAAATTCCTAGTATTACTACTGGCATGTTGATTGGAGTTTACACACTGACTTCAGCACTTAGTGCTGTCTTTGTGTATCTAAGGACTTTATTCGCAGCCCATCTCGGATTGAAAGCTTCTAAAGCCTTCTTCTCGGGTTTCACCAATGCTATTTTCAAAGCTCCCATGCTGTTCTTTGATTCAACTCCATCTGGGCGAATTCTGACCCGAGTAAGATTTCTTCAAACTCAGCTAGACTTGAAACCATGCCATTTTGTGTACCCTCTAAACTGTGTCTAACCATTATGGCCAGCTATTGTCTTCAGACATTCATGTCAGTTTTTATATCTCACAGGCTTCATCAGATTTAAGTATTTTGGATTTTGACATACCTTTCTCAATGGTATTTTTGGTGGTTTCTGCAATTGAGCTTCTTACAATGATTGGAATCATGGCCGCAGTCACATGGCAAGTTGTCATTGTAGCCAGCCTGACTACGGCAGCTGTAACATATTTTCAGGTAGAATCAATTTTTCAGTGTATTGATTTCTTCAACCTTTCTCGCTACACCGATAGAATAAAATACCTAACTTGTAGGATTTGGCAATAGGGTTACTATCTAGCTTCTGCAAGAGAACTAGTAAGGATCAATGGAACAACAAAAGCTCCCATTATGAATTATGTAGCTGAGACATCACTTGGAGTAGTCAATATCAGAGCTTTTAACATGGTTAACAGCTTCTTCCAAAACTACATAAAACTCATCGACACAGATGCTAGActtttctttcattctaatGCTGCCATGGAATGGATACTTCTAAGAGTAGAAGCACTTCAAAACCTGACCCTTTTCGCCACAGCATTTCTCCTAGTTTTACTTCCTAAGGGTTTTGTAGCCCCAGGTAATATCGGTTCATTAGTTTAAATAACGAATTTTAGATTTCTGAAAACGATAATTATTTTGCCCTTCTTTTTGTTTATGCAGGGCTTGTGGCACTCTCCCTTTCATATGCTCTGACCCTAACAAGCACCCAAGTCTTTTTGACTAGATGGTACTGCAACTTATCCAACTATATCATCTCAGTTGAACGGATCAAACAATTCATGCAAATACCTTCAGAGCCTCCAGATATTGTGGAGGGCAGAAGATCACCATCTTCATGGCCTTCAAAGGGGAGGATAGAGTTGCAAGCTCTCAATGTAAGGAGATCAATCAGTTATTTGAGTAATTTCATCACTGAAGTTGCTCCCTGGTGTTCTTAAATGtgatgactttatttttttattttggtttcagATAAGATATCGTCAAACTGCTCCCCTAGTTCTCAAGGGAATTACTTGCACATTCCCAGAAGGAAGTAGAGTTGGAGTTGTGGGAAGGACAGGAAGTGGcaaatctacattaataagtgCTTTATTTCGTTTAGTAGAGCCTGAAAGTGGAAGAATTCTTATAGATGGACTCGACATATGCTCCATTGGTCTCATAGATTTGAGGACAAAGCTAAGCATCATCCCTCAAGAACCAACTTTATTCAGGGGTAGCGTTCGAACAAACATGGACCCTTTAGGCCTTTACTCTGATGATGAAATATGGAAGGTGAGCATGGGCGGACCCAACTTAAGCTTGGGGGCccccaaaatttcaaaaaatcattaaaaaaaattaatttttgaggtCAATAACATTAGTTCTTTGAACAATTTTATGGCATAACTCATCATAAAATTggttttataataaattattattcatttcttataaatatgtcAAAGACCTTATTGTTGAGtccctgcccaagcaagcagtcattgttgactgcttgcTGCTTAACCCCTAACGCCCAACTCTCAACTGtccattgaatgcaacaataaatgcattcatacgtaaaacaatgcatctataaattgaggCTTCTGGCGAGAGTCTCAGATacacccaaagaagaaaagaaaagagagagagccgagagagctctgagagaaaagaagagagttgagttgagtagagtgtaatcctcctcctctgtaatattttcttgtgtgccactatttattagtgaagctcttttctgtggatgtaggtagttgccgaaccacgttaaattcttggtgtcactgagtgcatgagtgtactcttttattactgcttttatcccttccgctgtgttgatttcaccaacaagtggtatcagagcgtttgttggaaggagtttttacagaaaactcggttttagtgcgtagctcagttttcaaatttgagcataccactgtgttcgtctcatcGAGACAAGAAAAGCGGTGAAAACCAGAGGCCGAACGGAGGTCGCACGCTCCCTCACGCGCCGtctgaagatcggagagtgagacccactctcGACACGCGTCCCACGCGCCAAGTAGAGTACCTAGCGCGTGAGTCCCACGCTCGGACACGCGCCACACGCGCTCCAGAGAGAGCCATTGCGCGTGAAGTTCACGCGCCTGACGTGCCCCTGACTCCATAAAGCGCGTGaggtacacgcgcctacgcATTCCACGCGCAGCAGAGGAGTTTCagcgcgtgagttacacgcgcctacgcgttttgttcgcgccacgcactgcacgcgcgacagagttcctgttttggttcttttgctcattccttgtgctatctgagtccgattttgacgaaacaagactcgtttctaacaaaatcagacgttccggacacaacggtgctgtccgttttgtgatattccacctcaaagatcctgtacttgtattttgtatttagaacagtctaaatccatggaggattcagcatcaggcgccatgataaagctgactgcctcaaactacagtctttggagacctcgaatggaggatctcttgaactgtaaagatctgtttgaccctttggaagatgaagggaagaagccagatgaagttacggatcaagtgtggaaaaagatgcacaagaagactattggtcagatcaggcaatggattgaccatagtgtttttcaccacgtggcccaggagacggatgcatataacctctggaaaaagttagaggatatgtatcaggctaaaactgctcgaaacaaggccctcttgatgagacggcttgttaacttgaagttgaaaagcgatacctctgttgccgagcatactagcgagtttcaaaacctagttaaccagctcgggtccgtcaacctgaatcttggcgatgaagaacaagccctgctacttctcagttcattaccagacagttgggagacgctggtggtctccctaagtaactctactccagatggcaaacttaccatgacgatggttaaggatgccctgtttaatgaggaggccagacgaaaagagacaagcatgaatcaaactcatgcccttgtcaccgagagtagagaaaggcctcaaggtaatgatagagggagaagtggaggcagaaacagagggaagcctcaaccacgtggaaggtccagcagtagcaggaaccagcagacgggtaacatgaaatgttaccactgtggcaaagaaggccacatgaggaaacactgccgcaagtttttaagggagcaaggtcaaagcagtaagctgaagaaagaagatggtgaaacccttgtcactctttctggagatgtggcaatactctccaccagtgacgagacgtgtctgcacgttgcaagccatgatgttgagtgggtggtagacacagcagcatcataccacgccacttcccacagtgaatttttcactacgtaCAAAGCAGGAGACTTTGGTACGGTAAGGATGGGGAACGCTAGTTCCTCGAAGATCGTGGGTGTTGGCgaagtgcagataaaaaccaacgttggttgcaccatggtgttgaaagatgttcgacacattcctgaccttcggctcaacctgatttccgggacagcccttgatcgacagggctatgacagctacttcagcaaaggcacttggaagctgtcacaaggtgccatggttgtcgcccgaggacatatttgcggtacgttgtacaagacccatgtgaagatcggttctgatagcctcaatgcagtggaagacgaggcatcaccgaatctgtggcacaagagactcggacacatgggtgagaaagggttggatacgcttgcgaagaaggcactcatcaaagttgccaaaggaacagcgttaaacccttgtgagtactgtttgtttggcaaacaatgcagagtctcgtttaaatcctctacgaagagaagatcagagttgttgagtctggtacactctgatgtatgtggtcccatggaagaagagtcattgggaggtaacagatatttcgtgacattcattgatgatgcttcacgaaaagtctgggtatatgttttgaagtcaaaggatcaggtcttcgagcacttcaagaatttccacaccctagtggaaagagagacgggaaagaagttgaagtgcctgcgaacggacaatggaggagaatatgtctccaaaaggttcgctgcatactgcgctgatcgcggtattcgacatgagaagacggtcccatatacccctcagcacaatggtgtagccgaaagaatgaaccggaccatcattgaaagaacaagatgcatgctcagtatggccaagttaccaaagccattctggggtgaagctgttctagctgcctgttacctgatcaacagatcaccttctgcaccactggaatttgaaattcctgagaaggtttggtctggaaaagatgtctcttactctcacctgagagtgtttgggtgcaaagcctttgcacacgtatccaaggagctgagacagaagctcgatgtcaagtcaactccatgtatctttgttggatatggagatgaagaattcggatacaagttatgggatccagtgacaaagaaaattgtcagaagtagggacgttgtgttccatgaaaaccagaacataggaactgaagcttcatcaagagagcttagttccgatactccaaatcctgcaccattacagtccgccacagataatgaggatatgcaggatcgagatccagaagcagaagaagaagctcagggtgtcgagcagggggagcaagaatcctctccaccagcagctggtgtaccaccacaagggttagatggtgacgaacctcctttggttgatgaaccaagaagatcggcaagaggccgcctactgattccgtcgaggagatatccggaatcagactatattctgcttactgatgagggggagccagagagcttccaggaagttcaaactcatgctgatagaagcctatgggtgcaggcaatgcaagaagagatgagttctttgcagaaaaatcagacctatgagttggtgaaacttcctgaaggaaagaaagccctaaagaacaaatgggtattcaagctgaagaaagatggccaaggaaagctgatgaagcacaaggccagattggttgtcaaaggattccagcagaagaagggaatcgactttgacgagatattttctccggtggtgaaaatgatgtcgatccgagtcatactcggattggtagccagcttgaatttggaactcgaacagatggatgtgaagacagcctttctccatggagatttggaggaggagatctatatggagcaaccagaagggtttgcagctccagggaaagatcacttagtctgcaagctgaagaagagtctctatggcctcaagcaagcgccgaggcaatggtacaagaagttcgactcattcatgatgagtcatggttacaagagacttgttgcagatcagtgtgtctatgttcgaaggttccagaatgacaagtttgtcatactccttctttacgttgatgatatgttaatcgttggtgaggataggtccatgattaacaaactaaagaaggaactatccaagtcctttgacatgaaggacttaggcccagcacagcaaattttgggcatgaagattgttcgtgataggaaagtcaaaagggtgtggctatcacaacaaaaatatgttgaacaggtcattagacgtttcaacatgggagatgctaagccagtcaaaactccacttgcaaaccacttcaaattgagcaagagctcgtgtccttcttcaaagaaagagattgaagaaatggaagcaatcccctactcttcagcagtaggaagcctgatgtatgcaatggtttgtaccagaccagatattgctcatgctgtaggcatggtgagcagattcctttcaaatccaggaaaggatcattgggaagcagtcaagtggattctcaggtacctgaaaggtacatcgaatatgtgcttgtgttttgggggagctaaaccagttttggaaggctatacagattcagatatggcaggagatctggatagcaggaaatctatttcaggatttctcttcacctttgcaggaggagctgtctcttggcagtccaagttgcagaagtgtgttgctttatctacaacagaggcagagtacattgccgcagcggaagctgggaaagagatgttgtggatgaagcgttttctccaagaactaggagttagtcaagaggactacaaggtacattgtgatagtcaaagtgctctagacttgagcaaaaattcaatgtaccactcccgcaccaagcatattgacatccgctatcattggatacgcgaagcgatggaacaacagctgttgaagcttgtgaagatccatacgaaagagaatccagcggacatgctgacgaaggtggttacaagtgagaagcttgagctatgcagagacatagctgGGATGGAGAGCATCtaggtaaatgggcatggagggggagaattgttgagtccctgcccaagcaagcagtcaTTGTGACTGCTTGCTGCTTAACCCCTAACGCCCAACTCTCAACTGtccattgaatgcaacaataaatgcattcatacgtaaaacaatgcatctataaattgaggCTTCTGGCGAGAGTCTCAGATacacccaaagaagaaaagaaaagagagagagccgagagagctctgagagaaaagaagagagttgagttgagtagagtgtgatcctcctcctctgtaatattttcttgtgtgccactatttattagtgaagctcttttctgtggatgtaggcagttgccgaaccacgttaaattcttggtgtcactgagtgcatgagtgtactcttttattaccgcttttatcccttccgctgtgttgatttccccaacactTATTCACAtaaagattagtattttttcTAATCATTGTCACAAAGTAAGTAATGTGGGCCCTCATTCGTCCTATAATAGACTCTGatatcatgaagaaattcatgaatttaactcatctcataaaaccagtTCTACAATgaggattgttcattccttataaacgtGCTCAAGACTTTATCCACAAGCAATTCCTCAACATTCTCCACCTTCAAACTATACTTTCTCATTCTGCCCTTAAATTTTCTGATTCCATCCCTGAATAAAATACTCGCTTTCAGATACTTTGTGACGAGGTAAATATGTAGTACATATTTGATAACCCTTTTCATTTGCATACAGGCTTTGGAGAAGTGTCAGCTCAAGGCAACAATTAGCAGCCTGCCAAATCTGCTAGAGTCATCTGGTGAGTTAAATTTATGAGGTTAACGAACAATCTTTGATGGTTTCTATGAAGCATTAATGATTGGAGGTGAACCCTTTTTAGAATGTTACCTATTTACGTCGAAATTAGATGCAATTCTAAAGCAGATTTGCTTGTATTTATCTAATCCTGGTAGTTCAACAGTGAGTGAAGAAGGCGACAACTGGAGCACAGGGCAACGCCAACTCTTTTGTCTCGGAAGGGTCCTTCTTAGGAGGAATAGAGTTCTAGTTCTTGATGAAGCTACTGCTTCCATAGATTCTGCAACCGATGCTATTCTACAAAGAATTATCAGGCAGGAGTTCTCAGAATGCACTGTGATCACCGTAGCTCATAGAGTTCCAACCGTTATTGACAGTGACATGGTGATGGTCCTCTCTCATGGTATgcttcttattttttatgagttcTGCTGCATACTCTTTCTATACTTCAGTAATGTGATagctaaaataattattttatattaaaaaataatgatctagtcaatcacattaataaaatatataaaaatgactgcAGATAAAATTTTTGTTGAACCAATACCTAAACAAGTGTGCGTTGCTTTGTATCGCAGGGAAGCTGGTGGAGTACGATGAGCCTTCAAAACTTATGGAGACCAACTCCTCTTTCTCTAATCTTGTGGCTGAATATTGGTCCAGCTGCAAAAGAGATTCCTACCCAAATCCCTACAActaatgaagaagatgataatgACAATAGCGAGGAGATTATATCTACAAGTCGGCGTGGAAGACGCAATCATTATACTGTTGAtattacataatttgatttCTGAAAGAGTTTGAAATTAAATccttttacaaatcaaatcttgagATGTCAACGAAGTGAAAGGTATGATCTGCCGACTTGAAAATAGCATTGAGATTTGATTTATTGGATTCAAAGGATGGAGCGTTGACAATGGCAAAGGAAGAGAGATCATATTTTTACTGTAAATGCAAATATCCTTTAAACATCTTCGTTTGAATTTTAAACtaatatcaactcatcattacaattttttcaaatctcaatataaaatataataaataattcaactttttcaaattttaaaataataatattattaaaaaataatattctaataatattttatcatctcaattcaactcacttcaacgtccaaacacaaccttaaaatAATTTCTCCTCTCTAAAAGAAATGCCGTCCAATCATCTGCAGACTGCCCCAAGTTacgttataaaaaaaatcacaaaattgtaaaagaaaatcacaaaagacaaaaaaacacCTCACAGAAAGATCCCATGAATGACGAAACGAAAGACAGGACTCGGGACAAGAGTCgagaaccaaaagaaaaacttcTGAAGGCAATAAATAGGTAtcgagtaatgttattttataaggtattttataaaaatatttattattttaaaatattgtcgtaaaatattatgaaaaatgtcgtgtatttatatttttcaataggCATCGACATATCAAACTCTAATGAAGCACGTTCATATTAatcacaaccaaaaaaaaactgAGATTGATAGGAAGTATTTCTTATGGATTCATTCTTCATTAATTAACAACACAATTCATAAACCTACGACGTTCTTTCTAAAAGCAAGACAGAACAGAAAAAATCCTGAACTTGCTAGACTTGGTTTTTGCCAACATTCAAACTGGAAGCTATGCTAGCTATTGCTGAACAGGGAGTGCTTTCGGACGAGATTCATGAGCAGACACAGATATGGTTTGCAACTTGCATTCAGCCGAAATAAACTGATCAGTTTCTTCAATGGAGATGATCTTGTTAATAAGGCCTAGCAAAATGCGTTCAAGGTCTTCTCCGTCTATCCACTCGTGTATTTCAGCCTTAATAAGGAGGGGGTTCTTGCAGATGAGATCCCACACGGGGAAATCCTTCCTTGGCATCACATGATCTCCATCTCTAAGCTTCAAGCTTGGGCAATAATCTCCACTCCCATCCCCAAGATAGATGaacttctcctcctcctcggaTACAGAAGCTTGTATCGTTTCTATGATTAGACCCTTTAGTGCACAAGGCATAATAATCAGCCAAGAGTTAAGACATTTTATCACAATCTTAAAGCTATTGAATCACATATTATAAGTGGGgtcacaaaagaaaaataataataaattaaaaaaaaaacacttttataatCTGTTCCAACCTTATTAGGCTCCAACAGAGGATAGgattctctatatatatattgtcactccaaataaagtaagaaatttataataccTTGCACATGTTTGGAGGGCAGAGACTACAGCCATGAGGAGGCTTGTGAGAATCATGGTAGGGAAAGATCCTTAGCCTCCCTTCTTCATCCACTAAGCTTGGGTTCGTATTGATCTCAGAAAAATACTCCCTTAACTCAAGATGCTTCAGAATAGTCTCGATAAAAAATGTGTTTGCATCGCTTACAATCCTCAAATCACACCTAAATAAAAAGTTCCATTGCCACCATAAATTTCACTCCCTAAAAAGCTTCCAAGAActtaacgagagagagagagagagagagagagagaagtaccCTAAAGCATGGGCTGCTTTGATAGCAGGGACAATTCTGGGATGTATGGGTATCCGTTTGAATACATCAGCAATATCCTCGATGGTTTTTCCTCGTGCATGGAGCTCCTTCAACATCCTATCctgtcaatttaaaaaaaaaaaaagaaggaacaaaaaaacatcggttcttttttgtttttcttctctgaACAGAACAAGAAAGTCCTGATCACTCCTTAGAATGCTTGTTCATGATAACTGAGATCGTCACGAAGAAATCTGAGAACGTACCATGAGAGAGTTCCAATTAGGCATGGTAGGAAGGAGGTCATTGAACAAGTCCGTGGCGCCCAACTCGTCCACCACCCAATTGTCGCTATCGGAGTCGATGATCGTCTTGTCAAAGTCGAAAACCACCACGATTCCGACCATTATTTGCTTCCCAAGAATTAATGcaacaaaaacacaaacacCCAGAACTCTAGAACAGCTCTTCGAACACCCCCGCAAAAACTAATGTCTGTGCGCAAAATGACCCCAACGGGGAAAGGTATTTGTACGAAAAAGAAGCATACGGACGAGAAGCGCAACAATTCTTTCGGAATCGGAATTGTAAAAGGAATATTTCATGATCAATCCGTGGTATACGTTTCGTGGATTATGTAGGACTCCTTGTTTACAGTGGCTTGCTCTAGATATCCATGTCTTGGCCGTAGGATTTAATGACTTTAATCATTGATCGGGATATCCAACAGTGAATACTAGGCTTCGGCCGAGGAAGACGCGGGAAAAGAATATTCTGGGGAATTGAATTCACTTTGGCCACCTCCGAAACGCACTCACCAACCACTCCACTCCGAAAGTGAAAAAACGTTACAATATTCGGTCgaaataaagtttttttctaaaaaataattttttacgatatctttatttaaatactttctataatttagaaaaatatagacataaaatgtgaaatttacttatttaatgcttgatttatattatttacggataatatttaatacaacaagTTTATATTATCCACGGATATTCATTCTCTCCcccatgttttgttttggtttggtttgcaCAAGTGCGATGTTGTTCacgtaaaaataatatttacagttataaaatatatttattttaaaaatagagagtaaatatgagatttatataaaaaaaattatttttttaatattagactttatactttttaaaaatattacactgtatttatatagtttataactgtatctaatattactctaataTTAATAAGTTGAAGTTGACTTTTTACTACCTTTTTGgtaagatgaattgaatttgTGCTTGTTAATGGGAGGAAAAAAAGGGTCCAATAGAGCATATTGGCAAATTAGGTTTCTGAATTGTGGGGATAATGCATTCCATGAACAATCAATCATCTTCCACCcgattagaaaaataaataaaaaatcagcttCCACCCAATACCCAACTCTGCAATTCTCTTTTAAATAATggatctacaaaaataaataaattgcatgcAATGGAAGCTGATGTTTTGCTCAAATTTAGTGGAAGCTGATCATGAAGAATGTCCCCTAGAGGcccctttcttctttcttttttttttttattttttttttatttttttttatttttcctttttacgttagagaaatgagaataaaatgaaagtttttttgaatcaaatgaataaaatgaaagcTAAACAGCCATATGCACGCAAAAAACTTCTTAGCATAGAGCGTGTTTATTTAATACGAACTCGATATAATTAGTAACGCTCGAAAGATATATcttatagataaaaataatgatatatacaaatcttaaatatataaattttgtgcatgtcttttataaaaaataaattcattataaaaaaatgcaaaaagattattttttattttttttaattaacggttcctacttttttataaaaaacttatacaaatttgatgtatttaaatttattccAAACATTACTCTGTGAAATTTGGTAGTTGATAGCCAACCCCATTGTCAATGTGTCATCCGGTACACATGAAGACAGACGACCATTGggtttatctttcttttcttattacGATGCCCATTTTTCCATGTTCATTGGACCTCGATATCTATGCCCAATAAACGAAAAGGCTGATCTGGACCAAATTGTCTTTTCATAAAGACTATGGTTTCTGGACCAAATTCTTTTACCGAGCCTAGGGTTGGAAAGTTGCATTTGTGTGGCAGATTTGCACGAGGCCTGGGCCTCATACCAGATATTACCAGCTGaatttatgaaataataaaaagcaTGCACAGGAACCAATAAGCTACTAGTGCAACATGTTTATCCAAAAGTGAAAAAGACAAACatataatatgaaaacaaaaaaaattattaattattattcatcattttttattttacattttataaaaaaattataaatataaaatataaaaataattaataattaatgcatAATACTCATCATAAAATATACCTTATAATTATTACATGTTTTTATTTACGTGAATTTtcttatcatcattaaatacttaataattTATCCttctatgattttaaaatttttgaaaatttagatagtgagaagaaatgagatagttgtagataaaatttgaaagttgaataaaatattattagaatattattattttaagattttaaaaaattaaattattttttatattttttataaaatttt
This window of the Juglans regia cultivar Chandler chromosome 12, Walnut 2.0, whole genome shotgun sequence genome carries:
- the LOC109007908 gene encoding inorganic pyrophosphatase 2-like; translated protein: MVGIVVVFDFDKTIIDSDSDNWVVDELGATDLFNDLLPTMPNWNSLMDRMLKELHARGKTIEDIADVFKRIPIHPRIVPAIKAAHALGCDLRIVSDANTFFIETILKHLELREYFSEINTNPSLVDEEGRLRIFPYHDSHKPPHGCSLCPPNMCKGLIIETIQASVSEEEEKFIYLGDGSGDYCPSLKLRDGDHVMPRKDFPVWDLICKNPLLIKAEIHEWIDGEDLERILLGLINKIISIEETDQFISAECKLQTISVSAHESRPKALPVQQ
- the LOC109007905 gene encoding ABC transporter C family member 8-like isoform X4, whose product is MRMRSALMVAIYQKQLKLTSLGRKRHSTGEIVNYVAVDAYRMGEFPWWFHSGWSFGLQLFLGIGVLFAVVGIGALPGLISLLICGLLNFPFAKILQKCQSNFMIAQDERLRTTSEILNSMKIIKLQSWEEKFKNLIESLRDSEFKWLAEAHFKKAYGTLLYWTSPTIISSVIFLGCAILRSAPLNASTIFTILATLRCMGEPVRLIPEALSVLIQVKVSLDRLNIFLLDDELQHDEIIRTPSQILDKSIKIQCGNFSWDSEFMAPTLREINLEINPGKKIGICGPVGAGKSSLLYSILGEIPKVSGTVNVYGSIAYVSQTSWIQSGTIRDNILFGQPIDQIRYEKAIKACALDKDINNFDHGDLTEIGQRGLNMSGGQKQRIQLARAVYNDADIYLLDDPFSAVDAHTAAYLFNNCVMAALEKKTVILVTHQVEFLQSVDHILVMEDGKINQSGSYEELLTSGMAFEQLVNAHRDAMTVLNTSHNESQVESSQKVDSVQMEVCQGCCLTKGNSEGEIFFEGVPGIQLTEKEKTEIGDVGWKPFWDYLQVSEGTFFLCLSLITQSIFVALQAAATYWLALGIQIPSITTGMLIGVYTLTSALSAVFVYLRTLFAAHLGLKASKAFFSGFTNAIFKAPMLFFDSTPSGRILTRASSDLSILDFDIPFSMVFLVVSAIELLTMIGIMAAVTWQVVIVASLTTAAVTYFQGYYLASARELVRINGTTKAPIMNYVAETSLGVVNIRAFNMVNSFFQNYIKLIDTDARLFFHSNAAMEWILLRVEALQNLTLFATAFLLVLLPKGFVAPGLVALSLSYALTLTSTQVFLTRWYCNLSNYIISVERIKQFMQIPSEPPDIVEGRRSPSSWPSKGRIELQALNIRYRQTAPLVLKGITCTFPEGSRVGVVGRTGSGKSTLISALFRLVEPESGRILIDGLDICSIGLIDLRTKLSIIPQEPTLFRGSVRTNMDPLGLYSDDEIWKALEKCQLKATISSLPNLLESSVSEEGDNWSTGQRQLFCLGRVLLRRNRVLVLDEATASIDSATDAILQRIIRQEFSECTVITVAHRVPTVIDSDMVMVLSHGKLVEYDEPSKLMETNSSFSNLVAEYWSSCKRDSYPNPYN